One genomic region from Amycolatopsis sp. FBCC-B4732 encodes:
- a CDS encoding FadR/GntR family transcriptional regulator, whose product MTRLGEVRHEQVLDELGAAIANGSLPPGTVLRSEELQERFGASRTVAREVVRVLETMRLTSSKRRVGVTVRETAEWNHYDPRLIRWQLDGPGRPAALATLNELRSAIEPCAARYAALRATPEERGRLGALGERLARTARARDLPTFLEFDIAFHDLLLSASRNPMFAQLSEVVAEVLTGRTGHGLMPPEPQPEAVALHLEVAAAVAAGEADRAERAMRDIVVQAREEIAALVE is encoded by the coding sequence ATGACTAGGTTGGGTGAGGTGAGGCACGAGCAGGTACTGGACGAGCTGGGCGCGGCGATCGCGAACGGATCGCTGCCCCCGGGCACCGTCTTGCGCTCCGAAGAGCTGCAAGAGCGCTTCGGAGCTTCGCGGACGGTGGCCCGCGAGGTCGTCCGGGTCCTGGAGACGATGCGGCTGACGAGCAGCAAGCGCCGGGTCGGGGTGACCGTCCGCGAGACGGCGGAGTGGAACCACTACGACCCGCGGCTGATCCGCTGGCAACTCGACGGGCCGGGCCGCCCGGCGGCGCTGGCCACGCTGAACGAGCTCCGGTCGGCGATCGAACCCTGCGCGGCCCGGTACGCGGCTTTGCGGGCGACGCCGGAGGAGCGAGGTCGGCTCGGGGCGTTGGGGGAGCGGCTGGCGCGGACTGCCCGGGCGCGGGACCTGCCGACTTTCCTCGAGTTCGACATCGCTTTTCACGACCTGCTGCTGAGTGCTTCGCGGAACCCGATGTTCGCGCAGCTGTCGGAGGTCGTGGCGGAGGTGCTGACGGGGCGGACGGGGCACGGGTTGATGCCCCCGGAGCCGCAGCCCGAGGCGGTGGCGCTGCACTTGGAGGTGGCGGCGGCGGTGGCGGCGGGGGAGGCGGACCGGGCCGAGCGGGCGATGCGGGACATCGTGGTGCAGGCGCGGGAGGAGATCGCGGCCCTGGTGGAGTAG
- a CDS encoding gluconokinase, which yields MTVIVVMGVSGSGKTTIGTALARALDVEYAEADTFHPKANIDKMTAGHPLTDEDRAPWLEAIAGWIREHQAAGGVVTSSALKRRYRDVLRTGGNVWFAHLHGDREVLAERMQSRSGHFMPVSLLDSQLADLEPLEPDEPGAIFDIRESPAAITDAALTAFRERS from the coding sequence ATGACCGTCATCGTGGTGATGGGGGTGTCAGGCTCCGGGAAGACGACGATCGGGACCGCGCTCGCGCGGGCGCTGGACGTCGAATACGCCGAGGCGGACACGTTCCACCCGAAGGCCAACATCGACAAGATGACCGCGGGGCACCCGCTGACCGACGAGGACCGCGCCCCCTGGCTCGAGGCCATCGCCGGCTGGATCCGGGAGCACCAGGCCGCCGGGGGTGTCGTGACGTCGTCCGCGCTCAAGCGCCGGTACCGGGACGTGCTGCGGACCGGCGGGAACGTCTGGTTCGCCCACCTGCACGGGGACCGCGAGGTCCTCGCCGAGCGCATGCAGTCGCGCTCGGGTCACTTCATGCCGGTGTCGCTGCTGGACTCCCAGCTCGCCGACCTCGAACCCCTCGAGCCGGACGAGCCCGGCGCGATCTTCGACATCCGCGAGTCGCCCGCCGCCATCACCGACGCCGCCCTCACCGCTTTCCGGGAGCGCTCATGA
- a CDS encoding gluconate:H+ symporter, translated as MTTLAAAWTGHDTRLIAATVVAIAVIVVLITKVKLHPFLSLVLGSLVLGLTAGMPVDKLLKSFTTGVGSTVASVGILIALGAMLGKLLADSGGADQIVDTVLGKARDKSLPWAMALVAALIGLPMFFEIGLVMLIPVVLLAVKRTGKPLMLLGIPAVAGLSVLHGLVPPHPGPLAAAGALNANVGITLAFGLLVGIPTLVIAGPLFGKLAARLVPDAAPPERLIPERADTGKPRPSFAATLTTVLLPVVLMLAKALSDILLAKDSQARKILDFVGDPLIALLVAVLVGMVLLGRPAGLGRDKLSTVVGDSLGPVAGIILIVGAGGGFKQTLVDAGVGDVITGLAKDANLSPLLLGWLVAVAIRLATGSATVATVSAAGIVAPLAAGMDPSQSALLVLAIGAGSLFFSHVNDAGFWLVKEYFGLSVGQTLKSWSVMETLISVVAIALILPLSLLV; from the coding sequence ATGACCACCCTCGCCGCCGCCTGGACCGGCCACGACACCCGCCTGATCGCCGCGACCGTCGTCGCGATCGCCGTCATCGTCGTGCTGATCACCAAGGTGAAGCTGCACCCGTTCCTGTCGCTGGTGCTCGGCTCGCTCGTGCTCGGGCTGACCGCCGGGATGCCGGTCGACAAGCTGCTCAAGAGCTTCACGACCGGCGTCGGCAGCACGGTCGCGTCGGTCGGCATCCTGATCGCGCTCGGCGCGATGCTCGGCAAGCTGCTGGCCGACTCGGGCGGCGCCGACCAGATCGTCGACACCGTGCTCGGCAAGGCCCGCGACAAGAGCCTCCCGTGGGCGATGGCGCTCGTCGCCGCGCTGATCGGGCTGCCGATGTTCTTCGAGATCGGGCTCGTCATGCTGATCCCGGTGGTGCTGCTCGCGGTCAAGCGCACCGGGAAACCGTTGATGCTGCTGGGAATTCCCGCGGTGGCCGGGCTTTCGGTGCTGCACGGCCTCGTCCCGCCGCACCCCGGCCCGCTCGCCGCGGCGGGCGCGCTGAACGCGAACGTCGGGATCACGCTGGCGTTCGGCCTGCTCGTCGGCATCCCGACGCTGGTCATCGCGGGCCCGCTGTTCGGCAAGCTGGCCGCCCGGCTGGTGCCGGACGCCGCGCCGCCCGAGCGCCTGATTCCCGAGCGCGCGGACACCGGCAAGCCGCGCCCGAGCTTCGCCGCGACGCTCACGACGGTGCTGCTGCCGGTCGTGCTCATGCTGGCGAAAGCGCTCTCCGACATCCTGCTGGCCAAGGACAGCCAGGCCCGCAAGATCCTCGACTTCGTCGGCGACCCGCTGATCGCGCTGCTGGTGGCGGTCCTGGTCGGCATGGTGCTGCTGGGCCGCCCGGCCGGGCTCGGCCGCGACAAGCTGTCCACTGTGGTCGGTGACTCGCTCGGCCCGGTCGCGGGCATCATCCTCATCGTCGGCGCGGGTGGCGGGTTCAAGCAGACCCTGGTCGACGCCGGCGTCGGCGACGTCATCACCGGCCTGGCCAAGGACGCGAACCTTTCCCCGCTCCTGCTCGGCTGGCTGGTCGCGGTGGCGATCCGCCTGGCCACCGGCTCGGCCACGGTCGCGACGGTCTCGGCGGCGGGCATCGTGGCCCCGCTGGCGGCGGGGATGGACCCGTCGCAGAGCGCACTGCTCGTCCTGGCGATCGGCGCCGGGTCGCTGTTCTTCTCGCACGTCAACGACGCCGGGTTCTGGCTGGTGAAGGAGTACTTCGGGCTCTCGGTGGGCCAGACCCTGAAGAGCTGGTCGGTGATGGAGACGCTGATCTCGGTGGTGGCGATCGCCCTGATCCTCCCCCTCTCCCTGCTGGTCTAG
- a CDS encoding helix-turn-helix transcriptional regulator has protein sequence MQDDLVFKALADPTRRFLLDLLFERDGRTLTELETQVEMTRFGVMKHLKLLEEAGLVVTRKDGREKRHFLNPVPIRQIHDRWIDKYTERHVTALLDLKNELEGEEP, from the coding sequence GTGCAAGACGACCTGGTGTTCAAGGCGCTGGCGGATCCGACCCGCCGGTTCCTGCTCGACCTGCTCTTCGAGCGTGACGGCCGCACGCTCACCGAGCTGGAGACCCAGGTCGAGATGACCCGCTTCGGCGTCATGAAGCACCTGAAGCTGCTGGAAGAAGCCGGGCTCGTCGTCACGCGCAAGGACGGCCGCGAGAAGCGGCACTTCCTGAACCCCGTGCCGATCCGGCAGATCCACGACCGGTGGATCGACAAGTACACCGAGCGCCACGTCACCGCGCTGCTCGACCTCAAGAACGAACTGGAAGGCGAAGAACCATGA
- a CDS encoding SRPBCC domain-containing protein: MTTTVQVHRVYIKATPERIWEAITKPEWTQKYGYTGLADFDLKVGGKHRTRPTQAFIDAGFTGDLVDGEVLEVDPPRKLVITWKLLMGPEGMGAEPYTTLTYDIEATKTAGTRLTVTHDVTGAPLTADMVAGVHEDVNAGPGENAGGGWDWILSDLKSLLETGEILVP, encoded by the coding sequence ATGACGACCACCGTGCAGGTCCACCGCGTCTACATCAAGGCCACCCCGGAGCGCATCTGGGAAGCCATCACGAAGCCCGAGTGGACGCAGAAGTACGGCTACACCGGCCTCGCCGACTTCGACCTCAAGGTCGGCGGCAAGCACCGCACCCGCCCGACGCAGGCGTTCATCGACGCCGGGTTCACCGGGGACCTCGTCGACGGCGAAGTCCTCGAAGTCGACCCGCCGCGCAAGCTCGTCATCACGTGGAAACTGCTGATGGGTCCCGAAGGGATGGGCGCCGAGCCGTACACGACGCTCACCTACGACATCGAGGCGACGAAGACGGCCGGCACCAGACTGACCGTCACCCACGACGTCACCGGCGCGCCGCTCACCGCCGACATGGTCGCCGGGGTGCACGAAGACGTCAACGCCGGGCCGGGCGAGAACGCCGGTGGTGGCTGGGACTGGATCCTCTCGGACCTCAAGTCCCTGCTGGAGACCGGCGAAATCCTGGTGCCGTAA
- a CDS encoding N-acetylglucosamine kinase produces the protein MKPAIIAVDGGNSKTEVLVISEDGVVLGQSRGPGASPQNVGVAACVTALETLVLEAFPDFGERPAAVHTSAYLAGLDFPREEEALHAALSARGWSDTLTVGNDTLALLRAGSAGVGVAVVCGAGINGAGVGPDGRVHRFPALGKISGDWGGGYRLGEEALWWAVRAEDGRGPRTALMPAVAAYFGKPTLLDVVQGLHFEEIDAASIHGLCPLLFEVAAAGDEVAQDVVTRFVEEVGVFAAVILRELDLTGEAPEIVLGGGVLTGIGAPVIAEIEKRCLKVAPRAVVRVVDVNPVVGAALFGLDTLGAPEAAKTALKAATQRV, from the coding sequence ATGAAGCCTGCCATCATCGCTGTCGACGGCGGCAACAGCAAGACCGAGGTCCTCGTGATTTCGGAAGACGGCGTCGTGCTGGGCCAGTCGCGCGGGCCCGGCGCGTCACCGCAGAACGTCGGCGTCGCGGCCTGCGTCACGGCGCTGGAAACCCTGGTGCTGGAAGCCTTTCCGGACTTCGGGGAACGGCCGGCCGCGGTCCACACCTCCGCGTACCTGGCCGGGCTGGACTTCCCGCGTGAGGAAGAGGCGCTGCACGCGGCGCTGTCGGCGCGCGGCTGGAGCGACACCCTGACCGTCGGCAACGACACCCTCGCGCTGCTGCGGGCGGGCAGCGCGGGGGTGGGCGTCGCCGTGGTGTGCGGCGCCGGGATCAACGGCGCCGGCGTCGGCCCGGACGGCCGCGTCCACCGCTTTCCCGCGCTGGGCAAGATCTCCGGCGACTGGGGTGGCGGCTACCGGCTCGGCGAAGAAGCGCTGTGGTGGGCCGTGCGCGCCGAGGACGGCCGCGGCCCGCGGACCGCGCTGATGCCGGCGGTGGCGGCGTACTTCGGGAAGCCGACGCTGCTGGACGTCGTGCAGGGCCTGCACTTCGAGGAGATCGACGCGGCGTCGATCCACGGGCTGTGCCCCCTGCTGTTCGAGGTGGCGGCGGCCGGCGACGAGGTCGCGCAGGACGTCGTGACGCGGTTCGTGGAGGAGGTCGGCGTGTTCGCCGCGGTGATCCTCCGCGAGCTGGACCTGACCGGGGAAGCCCCGGAGATCGTCCTCGGCGGCGGCGTGCTGACCGGGATCGGCGCGCCGGTGATCGCGGAGATCGAGAAGCGGTGCCTGAAGGTGGCGCCGCGCGCGGTGGTCCGCGTCGTCGACGTGAACCCCGTGGTGGGGGCGGCCTTGTTCGGACTCGACACGCTGGGCGCGCCGGAGGCCGCGAAGACGGCCTTGAAGGCGGCGACCCAGCGCGTCTGA
- a CDS encoding 6-phospho-beta-glucosidase, protein MKLAVVGGGSTYTPELIDGIAGRRSTLDVDEIVLVDPDAYRVDAVGGFSQRLLDHAGHPARVRTTQSLEEGVDGASAVLIQLRVGGQRARRSDETFPHACGCVGQETTGAGGLAKALRTVPVVLDIADRVRKIAGDDTWIVNFTNPVGIVTRALLNEGHRAVGLCNVAINLQRQFGKLLGVGADDVKLVHTGLNHLSWERGALVDGVDRLPELLDQHLDYLSNEVSVPEKWLRRMNVVPSYYLKYFYAHDEQVTKQRTERPRADVVSDVEEELLKIYLDPEQNTKPESLEKRGGAYYSEAAVQLVHALTAGGPAEEHVVNVRNDGTFPFLPDDAVIEARSTVDSKGAAPIAQPPVEQRFAGLIAATTSYEYLALEAAIKGGRDRVADALLAHPLVGQYTKADQLADSLVQINREYLPWARG, encoded by the coding sequence ATGAAGCTGGCAGTCGTCGGTGGCGGGTCCACCTACACGCCGGAACTGATCGACGGGATCGCCGGTCGCCGGTCCACTTTGGACGTCGACGAGATCGTGCTGGTCGACCCGGACGCCTACCGCGTCGACGCCGTCGGCGGGTTCAGCCAGCGCCTGCTCGACCACGCCGGCCACCCGGCGCGGGTGCGGACCACGCAGTCGTTGGAAGAGGGTGTCGACGGCGCGTCCGCGGTGCTGATCCAGCTGCGGGTCGGCGGGCAGCGGGCGCGGCGCTCGGACGAAACGTTCCCGCACGCCTGCGGCTGCGTCGGGCAGGAGACGACCGGCGCCGGCGGCCTCGCCAAGGCGCTGCGCACGGTCCCGGTGGTGCTCGACATCGCCGACCGCGTGCGCAAGATCGCCGGTGACGACACGTGGATCGTCAACTTCACGAACCCGGTCGGCATCGTCACGCGCGCCCTGCTCAACGAGGGCCACCGCGCGGTCGGGCTGTGCAACGTCGCGATCAACCTGCAGCGCCAATTCGGGAAGCTGCTCGGCGTCGGTGCGGACGACGTCAAGCTCGTCCACACCGGACTCAACCACCTGAGCTGGGAGCGCGGCGCGCTCGTCGACGGCGTCGACCGGCTGCCCGAGCTGCTGGACCAGCACCTGGACTACCTGTCCAACGAGGTCAGCGTGCCGGAGAAGTGGCTGCGGCGCATGAACGTCGTGCCGTCGTACTACCTGAAGTACTTCTACGCGCACGACGAGCAGGTCACCAAGCAGCGCACCGAACGGCCGCGCGCGGACGTCGTGTCCGACGTCGAGGAAGAACTGCTGAAGATCTACCTCGACCCGGAGCAGAACACGAAGCCGGAGTCGCTGGAGAAGCGCGGCGGCGCGTACTACTCGGAGGCCGCGGTGCAGCTGGTGCACGCGCTGACCGCGGGCGGGCCGGCCGAGGAGCACGTGGTGAACGTCCGCAACGACGGGACTTTCCCGTTCCTGCCGGACGACGCCGTCATCGAAGCTCGGTCCACTGTGGACTCGAAGGGTGCGGCGCCGATCGCGCAACCGCCGGTGGAGCAGCGCTTCGCCGGGCTCATCGCGGCGACGACATCGTACGAGTACCTCGCGCTGGAGGCGGCGATCAAGGGCGGCCGCGACCGCGTGGCGGACGCGTTGCTGGCGCACCCGCTGGTCGGGCAGTACACCAAGGCCGACCAGCTCGCCGACTCGCTGGTGCAGATCAACCGTGAATACCTGCCGTGGGCGCGCGGATGA
- a CDS encoding carbohydrate ABC transporter permease has translation MTALAEAPQRDAGVPPKVRFKRNWDKRLSYIATHAVGIALGVIFMLPLLFVFLTSVMKSDQAMTASLWPTEWHFENFVEVFRKAPLLSYFGNSLLYSAVATAGALLSAIPAAYGLSKLRWRGQNLFFMLTVAAMLLPPQVTIVPLYDLWVRMGLTGTLVPLIVPYFFFDAFSIFLLRQFFLTIPKDYIEAAKIDGCNEFQAMYRVLIPMAKPGIAATAMFCFLFTWNDYFGPLLYTGENRDHWPLSLAIASFRGMHHVEWNLTMAATALIMAPVIVLFIFAQKSFVKGITFTGVKG, from the coding sequence ATGACCGCGTTGGCCGAAGCGCCGCAGCGCGATGCGGGCGTGCCGCCGAAGGTGCGGTTCAAGCGCAACTGGGACAAGCGGCTTTCCTACATCGCGACCCACGCGGTCGGGATCGCGCTCGGCGTGATCTTCATGCTGCCGCTGCTGTTCGTCTTCCTCACTTCGGTGATGAAGAGCGACCAGGCGATGACGGCGAGCCTGTGGCCGACCGAATGGCACTTCGAGAACTTCGTCGAGGTGTTCCGGAAGGCGCCGCTGCTGTCGTACTTCGGCAACAGCCTGCTGTACTCGGCCGTGGCGACGGCGGGCGCGCTGCTGTCGGCGATCCCGGCCGCCTACGGGCTTTCGAAGCTGCGGTGGCGCGGGCAGAACCTGTTCTTCATGCTGACGGTGGCCGCGATGCTGCTGCCGCCGCAGGTCACCATCGTGCCGCTGTACGACCTGTGGGTGCGGATGGGCCTCACCGGCACGCTGGTTCCGCTGATCGTGCCGTACTTCTTCTTCGACGCGTTCTCGATCTTCCTGCTCCGCCAGTTCTTCCTCACCATTCCGAAGGACTACATCGAAGCGGCGAAGATCGACGGCTGCAACGAGTTCCAGGCGATGTACCGGGTGCTGATCCCGATGGCGAAGCCCGGGATCGCGGCCACCGCGATGTTCTGCTTCCTGTTCACCTGGAACGACTACTTCGGGCCGCTGCTCTACACCGGGGAAAACCGCGACCACTGGCCGCTTTCGCTGGCGATCGCGTCCTTCCGCGGCATGCACCACGTCGAGTGGAACCTGACGATGGCCGCCACGGCCCTCATCATGGCGCCGGTCATCGTGCTGTTCATCTTCGCCCAGAAGTCGTTCGTCAAGGGCATCACATTCACGGGAGTCAAGGGATGA
- a CDS encoding carbohydrate ABC transporter permease, translating into MTSTALPVTTEGSPSAPAKVRAGARRAKRRRTVFFFMAPAFLGFLIFFGYPLIATVYYSFTRYDLINPPVFIGFDNYVRMFTTEPLVGTAAYNTLWLVVILTVCRVVFSLGVASVISRLKSGVGLVRTLCYLPTLAPPAAATLAFVFVFNPEFGPVNRFLRLVGIDGGLWFNSPEMSKPALTLLALWGSGELMIIILAALLDVPTEQYEAAELDGAGPIRRFWHVTLPSISPVLLFGVVNSIIYALQFFTQAIVAASASAGTADVAGNSKLIGAPQNSTLTYPIWLYVQGFRYFNMGYAAAMAVLLFIVSAGFTWILVRQLRKSQHQEEGA; encoded by the coding sequence ATGACCTCCACCGCTCTTCCCGTCACCACCGAAGGTTCCCCGTCCGCACCTGCGAAGGTGCGGGCGGGGGCCCGCCGGGCCAAGCGCCGCCGGACCGTTTTCTTCTTCATGGCACCGGCGTTCCTCGGGTTCCTGATCTTCTTCGGCTACCCGCTGATCGCCACGGTCTACTACTCCTTCACCCGGTACGACCTGATCAACCCACCGGTGTTCATCGGCTTCGACAACTACGTCCGGATGTTCACCACCGAGCCGCTGGTCGGCACGGCCGCGTACAACACGCTGTGGCTGGTGGTCATCCTGACGGTCTGCCGCGTGGTGTTCTCCCTCGGCGTCGCGTCGGTGATCTCGCGGCTCAAGTCGGGGGTCGGCCTGGTCCGCACGCTCTGCTACCTGCCGACGCTCGCCCCGCCCGCCGCGGCGACCCTGGCGTTCGTCTTCGTGTTCAACCCCGAATTCGGCCCGGTCAACCGGTTCCTGCGGCTCGTCGGCATCGACGGCGGGCTGTGGTTCAACAGCCCGGAGATGTCGAAGCCCGCGCTGACGCTGCTCGCGCTGTGGGGCTCCGGCGAGCTGATGATCATCATCCTCGCCGCGCTGCTGGACGTCCCGACCGAGCAGTACGAGGCGGCGGAGCTCGACGGCGCCGGCCCGATCCGCCGGTTCTGGCACGTCACGCTGCCTTCGATCTCGCCGGTGCTGCTCTTCGGCGTGGTCAACTCCATCATCTACGCGCTGCAGTTCTTCACGCAGGCGATCGTCGCGGCTTCCGCGAGCGCGGGCACCGCGGACGTCGCCGGCAACTCGAAGCTCATCGGCGCACCGCAGAACTCGACGCTGACGTACCCGATCTGGCTGTACGTCCAGGGTTTCCGTTACTTCAACATGGGTTACGCGGCCGCGATGGCCGTGCTGCTGTTCATCGTCAGCGCCGGGTTCACCTGGATCCTGGTGCGGCAGCTGCGGAAGTCCCAGCACCAGGAGGAGGGCGCATGA
- a CDS encoding extracellular solute-binding protein, with product MPPTTRTRRGALLAAAAAASVLLTSACSGAAAPSGGDAAAAPGKDDKLTITVYSKFTDREYGVVTAGLNKLKAKFPNIEIKHEGNQDDDKLTQSIRGGNPPDVAISFYTDNLGAWCSTGSFQDLKPYIERDKIDLNQIPEAVRNYTEYQGKRCAMPMLADVYGMYYNTDMFASKGITSPPKTLSELFEDTKKLTEFNPDGSIKVAGFLPSMPFYANQAQYWAQYFGATFLGQDGKSDLATNPGWKAMFEFQKQLIDFYGGHDKVEKFKAGLGDEYSADHGFHKGKLAMIMDGEFRTAFLKDQAPEIKYQTAPFPVLDSMADRYGGGFTTGTIIAIPKGAKNPGAAWELIKQATLDTDTLVDMANGLKNVPSTKASLTSPKLDLQPQFKTFLDIYDSGKLVANQTTPIGDAHLKAVNDFAEKWQAGSIPDLTAGLAKVDAQVNDELKQKGAGG from the coding sequence ATGCCCCCTACCACCCGGACCCGTCGCGGCGCACTTCTTGCGGCCGCCGCCGCGGCGTCCGTCCTGCTGACCAGCGCCTGTTCCGGCGCCGCCGCCCCGAGCGGGGGTGACGCCGCGGCCGCGCCCGGCAAGGACGACAAGCTCACGATCACCGTGTACTCGAAGTTCACCGACCGCGAGTACGGCGTGGTGACGGCGGGGCTCAACAAGCTCAAGGCCAAGTTCCCGAACATCGAGATCAAGCACGAGGGCAACCAGGACGACGACAAGCTCACCCAGTCGATCCGCGGCGGCAACCCGCCCGACGTCGCGATTTCCTTCTACACCGACAACCTCGGTGCGTGGTGCTCCACCGGCAGCTTCCAGGACCTGAAGCCCTACATCGAGCGCGACAAGATCGACCTGAACCAGATCCCCGAAGCCGTCCGCAACTACACCGAGTACCAGGGCAAGCGGTGCGCGATGCCGATGCTCGCCGACGTCTACGGGATGTACTACAACACCGACATGTTCGCGTCGAAGGGCATCACCTCGCCGCCGAAGACGCTGTCGGAGTTGTTCGAGGACACCAAGAAGCTCACCGAGTTCAACCCGGACGGCTCGATCAAGGTCGCGGGTTTCCTGCCCTCGATGCCGTTCTACGCCAACCAGGCCCAGTACTGGGCGCAGTACTTCGGCGCCACCTTCCTCGGGCAGGACGGCAAGTCGGACCTCGCCACCAACCCCGGCTGGAAGGCGATGTTCGAGTTCCAGAAGCAGCTCATCGACTTCTACGGCGGCCACGACAAGGTCGAGAAGTTCAAGGCGGGCCTCGGTGACGAGTACTCCGCCGACCACGGCTTCCACAAGGGCAAGCTCGCCATGATCATGGACGGCGAGTTCCGCACCGCGTTCCTCAAGGACCAGGCGCCGGAGATCAAGTACCAGACGGCGCCGTTCCCGGTGCTCGACTCGATGGCCGACCGCTACGGCGGCGGGTTCACCACCGGCACGATCATCGCGATCCCCAAGGGCGCCAAGAACCCCGGCGCCGCGTGGGAGCTGATCAAGCAGGCCACGCTGGACACCGACACCCTGGTGGACATGGCCAACGGCCTGAAGAACGTGCCCAGCACCAAGGCTTCGCTCACCTCGCCGAAGCTGGACCTGCAGCCGCAGTTCAAGACGTTCCTCGACATCTACGACAGCGGAAAGCTGGTGGCCAACCAGACCACCCCGATCGGTGACGCGCACCTCAAGGCCGTCAACGACTTCGCGGAGAAGTGGCAGGCCGGCTCGATCCCCGACCTGACCGCGGGCCTGGCGAAGGTCGACGCGCAGGTGAACGACGAGCTCAAGCAGAAGGGCGCGGGCGGATGA
- a CDS encoding ROK family transcriptional regulator: MRAGSPRMLREINDRAAIEVLLREGPLTRAELELAIGLSKPATAQLLTRLELDDLVVKAGVRGGGRGPRAQLWAANGSLAFVAAVDLTPHFADFVVADVAGVVLAEYRAPLPVHEGADVVGTFGEALSHVAGEAGITRDRLAHVVIGAQGAFDPRTGLLSSAPHIPGWLGFDVPQKLSDELGVDVTIENDVNLVAVEEMSVGQAQDVDDFVMVWLSEGVGGAVVIGRRLLRGATGGGGEIDWMRVPDPATVDTGDVWPEAGARFGNLVDSPAICRLAAAHGIEAGTAWEAVAKTGPRHPFRHDLAKRVAGGVANLVAVADPQLVLLCGDTSRAGGEDFAALVEEKLHELVLPRTPVGCASVQGNAVRAGALQSALATTREDVFGVVTPTLLGSRRPEGDITRPRLQ; encoded by the coding sequence GTGCGAGCCGGTAGTCCGCGGATGCTGCGCGAGATCAACGATCGCGCCGCCATCGAGGTCCTCCTTCGGGAAGGCCCGTTGACCCGCGCCGAACTCGAGCTCGCCATCGGACTCTCGAAGCCCGCCACCGCGCAGCTGCTCACCCGGCTGGAGCTGGACGACCTCGTCGTCAAGGCCGGCGTCCGGGGCGGTGGACGCGGGCCGCGGGCCCAGCTCTGGGCGGCCAACGGGAGCCTCGCCTTCGTCGCCGCCGTCGATCTGACGCCGCACTTCGCGGACTTCGTCGTCGCCGATGTCGCCGGGGTCGTGCTCGCCGAGTACCGGGCTCCCTTGCCCGTGCACGAAGGGGCCGACGTCGTCGGGACCTTCGGGGAAGCGCTCAGCCACGTCGCCGGGGAAGCCGGGATCACCCGGGACCGGCTGGCCCACGTCGTGATCGGCGCGCAGGGGGCGTTCGACCCGCGGACCGGCCTGCTGTCCTCCGCGCCGCACATCCCCGGCTGGCTCGGCTTCGACGTCCCGCAGAAGCTGTCCGACGAGCTCGGCGTCGACGTCACCATCGAGAACGACGTCAACCTCGTCGCCGTCGAGGAGATGAGCGTCGGGCAGGCACAGGACGTCGACGACTTCGTCATGGTCTGGCTGTCCGAAGGCGTCGGCGGTGCCGTCGTGATCGGACGGCGGTTGCTGCGCGGCGCGACCGGCGGTGGCGGCGAGATCGACTGGATGCGCGTACCCGATCCGGCCACTGTGGACACCGGCGACGTCTGGCCCGAGGCCGGCGCCCGGTTCGGCAACCTGGTCGACTCGCCCGCCATCTGCCGGCTCGCCGCCGCGCACGGGATCGAAGCCGGCACCGCCTGGGAAGCCGTCGCGAAAACCGGACCGCGCCACCCGTTCCGCCACGACCTGGCGAAGCGGGTCGCCGGCGGCGTCGCCAACCTCGTCGCGGTCGCCGACCCGCAGCTCGTGCTCCTCTGCGGGGACACCAGCCGCGCGGGCGGCGAGGACTTCGCCGCGCTCGTCGAAGAAAAGCTGCACGAACTCGTCCTGCCGCGCACGCCCGTCGGCTGCGCTTCGGTGCAGGGCAACGCCGTCCGCGCGGGCGCGCTGCAGTCCGCACTCGCCACAACCCGTGAGGACGTCTTCGGCGTCGTCACCCCCACGCTCCTCGGGTCGCGCAGGCCCGAGGGCGACATCACCCGTCCCCGACTCCAGTAG